The Granulicella arctica genome segment CGTCCGTGGAGCTGAAGGTGGGCGAGCAGGTGATGACGCTCGATGCAGGTAAGACGCTTGCACTGAGCCTTCCTATCGGAACGCGCATTCTTGCTAATGCAACGAGTGGAAAGTATGAAGCCGGTACTGTGCTGGCTGAGGTTTCAACGGCGATGAGCGATGCGACCATCTCGTTGAAGTAAAACATCGCAATGTGTGTGCCGGCTGTATGGCTTGAGAGCTGCGGCCGGCCTTCCCCTTCTATTTTGTGATGCGATGAACTGCTGAACCTGCGGGCTTGATATGCTCGGGTTCATGGTTCAGAATGTCGCAGTCTTTTGTGCTTCGGCTAATGGAGTCGATCCGGCTTATTGTGCCGCGGCGGTGGAGTTAGGTGCTGCGCTTGCAGCGCACAGCATCGGCCTTGTGTATGGAGGATCCAACGTCGGCTTGATGCAGACTGTGGCCAACGCCGCTCTTGCCGGAGGAGGCAGGGTGGTGGGTGTGATTCCTGAGGTGTTGGTCGGGATGGAGGTTGCGCATCGCGGCGTTACGGAGTTGCACATCGTGGATACGATGCACACGCGCAAGGCTTTGATGGCGAAGCTGGCGGATGCGTTTGTGGTGCTGCCTGGTGGCTTCGGCACACTCGAAGAGGTGTTCGAGATGCTGACGTGGCAGGCGCTGAAGCTGCACGCGAAGCCGGTTTTGCTGCTCAACACGAGCGGCTTTTATGACAGACTGCTGGCGTTTCTCGACCATGCGGTTGAGCAGGGAATGTTGAAGCAGAAGAATCGCGAGATGGTGCTGGTTGCGGGTTCGGTTGAAGAAGCCTTGACGCTGCTGGGTATTGCAGCGACTTCTGTTTAGAGTTTTTGCTGTTACTGCGCTTTGGAGATGATTTCATCCCACCCTTCGCAAAGGCGCGAAGGATAGGGCGCCCGAACTGTTACATCTCTTAGAATCTGTTTAAAAGCTGAGGAAGTATGGAGGGGCGTGGGGGGCAACGATTCCCTCAGGGGCTAAAGCCCCGCTCTTTCGAATCTTTGCGGCACGGCTGAAGCCGTGCCCTTTCAAGACGCTCTTTACTCTCTTTCAAAACTCTCTTCTTCGATAGCTGTTTCTAAACAGGTTCTTAGCGGAGGACTGCGCGGGTTTCGTGCATGATGTTGGCGATGCTGTCCCAGAGGGCTATGCGTGCGTTGATGGCTTCTTCGGCGGCTTCGGTGGCTTCGTGCCACTTGGCGGCGTCGTCGCCGCAGAGCTCGGTGATCATGCGAAGGGCCATGGGGCCATGCTCGTCGCCGTCGACTTCGATGTGGCGCTCCATGTACCAGCGGAGGGTCGATAGCTGGCCTCCGAGGCGAAGGTCCTGATCGCGGAGGAAGCCGCGGAACATGTCGGGGATGAGGTCTTCGCGGCCGAAGGTGAAGGCAGCGGCGATGGCGTGGAGCTTGCCTTCTTCGATGATGCGGAAGGTGGTTTCGACGAAGCGGGATGCGGCTTCAGGTGCGTTTGAGGCGGCGAGGGCGGTGGCCCATGGGCTGCCTTCGGCGATGGATGCGAGGAGGCGGTCGATGGCGGTGGTGTCGGCTCCGCACTGGAGCATGGCGATGCGATAGAGCTCGAAGTGGCTGAGGGGCTGGCCGTTGTAGAGATCGCTCTCTTCGCCGAAGACGATCTCGTTGATGAGGCGGCGGCTTTCGGGGAGTGCGCTGGGCAGCCAGGGGACATCGACGCAGGTGAGGCCGCGCTGGAGGGCTTTGAGCAGGCACATGAAGTCCCAGACGGCGAAGACGTGCGACTCCATGAAGCGGCGGAGGTCTTCGACGCTCTCGAAGCTGGCGTAGAGGCGATGCTGGGCGAGCTGTTGGGAGAGCGGCTGGATGCGTTGCTCGAGTGCGGTGAGGTGGGGCGAATTCATTTTGTAACTCCTACAGGAACACATTGTGGACACTGGCAGACCTTGCGGAGGTACTCCCAGGAGTAGATACCGCTCTCGTGGCCGTCGTTCCACTTGAAGCGCAGGGCGTATTTGCCGATGGGGGTGATTTCGACGGGGCGTGCGGGGGCCTCGTACATGGGGAGCAGCGTTGTCGGTTGCGGTTTGGGGATGCCGGGAGGGCGGCCGCTCTTCTCGCGTTCTTCGTGGCAGGTGGCGCAGGGGCAGGCGTTGCGGAGCCAGGTGAAGGTCCAGGAGCTGGCGTGGCCGTCGCGCCAGTCGATCTCGACGCCGGTGCCTTCGGTCTTGTGGACGCGGACCTTTTGCGGGGTTACGGCCTCGGGTGGGAGCTTGACCTCGAAAACGGCGGAGCGCTTGGCCTCTTCTTCGCTGACGATGCGGATTCCTTCATGACTCATGGGTAGGTTCGTTTCTGCGGCTTAGCCGCGGGAAAAATTCCCTCGGGGGCTAAAGCCCCACTTCTGTTCCTCTATTTATGTACAGGCTGAAGCCCGTACCCTTCAAGAAAAGTATGCTCATGGTTGTTTCCAGAAAAGTAGACGGCGATGGCCTGGATGGGCAGGACTCTCATGGCCATCATGGCGGGGAAGGAGAGAAAGGAGCCGCGCCCGGCCATGGCGTTCATAACGCCGGCAAGGAAGGAGGCACTGACCAGCCAGATGAACTGGGCCTGCGGTGTAAGGCTGAGATGCATGCTTAATTCATTGTAGCTAGTTGGGGTTTGAAAGAGGAAAGAGTGGGTTTTTCGGCTCTGTTCAGGATGGCGGTTTGGTTGAAAGAGAACAGACAACGGCAAATGCAAAAGCAACCGCAGGTCCTTCGACTGCGGGCTGCGCCCTTCGCTCAGGATGACAGTTTTTGGGGGTGGGTGAAGGAGAACAAACAACGGCAACGGCAAAAGCAACCGCACGTCCTTCGGCTTGCGCTGAGTGCTCGCTCAGGATGACAGTTTGTTGGCAGGGCTAGGTTAATGGGTTCAGGCTGGGGTTTCGATGGGGAGTTCTGGGGTGGCGGCTATGAGTTGTTGGGTGTAGGGGTTGGTGGGGGCGGTGCAGACTTGTTCGGCTTCGCCTAGTTCGACGAGGCGGCCTCGATGCATGACGGCGATGCGATTGCAGAGGTAGCGGACGAGCGGCATGGAGTGGGAGATGAAGAGGTAGGTGAGGCCGTGCTGGCGCTGGAGGTCGCGGAGGAGGTTGATGACCTGGGCTCCGACGGAGACGTCGAGGGCGCTGACGGGTTCGTCGAGGACCAGGAACTGGGGGCGGAGGGCGAGGGCTCGGGCGATGTTGATGCGTTGGCGCTGGCCTCCGCTGAACTCGTGCGGGTAGCGGGGGAGGGCGGAGGCGTCGAGGCCGACGGTGGCGAGGAGTTCGAGGAGGCGGGGCTTCATGCCTTCGGCGGGCTGTTCGTGGTGGATGCGGAAGGGCTCGGCGAGGATCTGGCGGACGCTCATACGCGGGTTGAGGGCGGCGTAGGGGTCCTGGAAGACGATCTGCATCTGGCGGCGGAGGGTGCGGATACGGCGGGAGGATGCGGTGCGGATGTCTTCGCCGTGGAGGTGGATGGTGCCGGCGGTGGGCTCGATGAGGCGGATGAGCATGCGGGCTACGGTGCTTTTGCCGGAGCCGGATTCGCCGACGAGGCCGAGGGTTTCGCCGCGGCGGATGGTGAAGGAGACGTCGTCGACGACGCGGGTGGTGCCGCGGTCGCTGGGGTACTCCTTGATGAGGCCGTCGGCCTGGAGCAGAGGTGCGGTTTCGGGAGGCGTCGGCGAC includes the following:
- a CDS encoding TIGR00730 family Rossman fold protein; the encoded protein is MVQNVAVFCASANGVDPAYCAAAVELGAALAAHSIGLVYGGSNVGLMQTVANAALAGGGRVVGVIPEVLVGMEVAHRGVTELHIVDTMHTRKALMAKLADAFVVLPGGFGTLEEVFEMLTWQALKLHAKPVLLLNTSGFYDRLLAFLDHAVEQGMLKQKNREMVLVAGSVEEALTLLGIAATSV
- a CDS encoding DUF3050 domain-containing protein yields the protein MNSPHLTALEQRIQPLSQQLAQHRLYASFESVEDLRRFMESHVFAVWDFMCLLKALQRGLTCVDVPWLPSALPESRRLINEIVFGEESDLYNGQPLSHFELYRIAMLQCGADTTAIDRLLASIAEGSPWATALAASNAPEAASRFVETTFRIIEEGKLHAIAAAFTFGREDLIPDMFRGFLRDQDLRLGGQLSTLRWYMERHIEVDGDEHGPMALRMITELCGDDAAKWHEATEAAEEAINARIALWDSIANIMHETRAVLR
- a CDS encoding gamma-butyrobetaine hydroxylase-like domain-containing protein, whose product is MSHEGIRIVSEEEAKRSAVFEVKLPPEAVTPQKVRVHKTEGTGVEIDWRDGHASSWTFTWLRNACPCATCHEEREKSGRPPGIPKPQPTTLLPMYEAPARPVEITPIGKYALRFKWNDGHESGIYSWEYLRKVCQCPQCVPVGVTK
- a CDS encoding ATP-binding cassette domain-containing protein; this translates as MPSPTPPETAPLLQADGLIKEYPSDRGTTRVVDDVSFTIRRGETLGLVGESGSGKSTVARMLIRLIEPTAGTIHLHGEDIRTASSRRIRTLRRQMQIVFQDPYAALNPRMSVRQILAEPFRIHHEQPAEGMKPRLLELLATVGLDASALPRYPHEFSGGQRQRINIARALALRPQFLVLDEPVSALDVSVGAQVINLLRDLQRQHGLTYLFISHSMPLVRYLCNRIAVMHRGRLVELGEAEQVCTAPTNPYTQQLIAATPELPIETPA